One Capsicum annuum cultivar UCD-10X-F1 chromosome 2, UCD10Xv1.1, whole genome shotgun sequence genomic window carries:
- the LOC107861220 gene encoding pistil-specific extensin-like protein, whose protein sequence is MAFTSVKAMVLMIQVLALAVGSFSELSFGEVIENWSLDNHQDNEIISTNWFFFPRPRPGIPKPNPKPPVNKPKPSPSPPAKRPPPPSPPPKSPPPPAQSPSPPPSPSPKSSPPSAQSPSPPPKSSPPPPAQSPSPSPSPSPKSSPPPAQSPSPPPAQSPSPSPAQSPAPPPSPPPPAQSPTPPLSPPPTKSPPPLSQSPPPPLTNSPPAQSPRQTPPPSPLTQPPADQRAPPPSQPPNLLPPSSPPATQLPRRPPLSPPATPPNLLPPSSPPATQLPRRPPLSPPDTPPNLLPPLSPPATQLPRRLPSPPTNQPPIKSSPPPPNDYDEPPIIEPPILEPPINEPRPPINQPPIIKPFPPTVCPPVYKLPPPVIHPAGKPLIVVGRVNCKSCSSRGLPDLFRAFPLEGATVKLECHNNGNNANVQTALTDRNGDFAITPKSLTSSDVHKCKVYLIKSPKCICNVPTNFNNGKSGDVLKPMPPPKPPGNPGPGPMQPPKFDFFGVGPFIFEAQRKFPCRK, encoded by the exons ATGGCTTTTACATCAGTAAAGGCCATGGTGCTCATGATACAAGTTTTAGCATTAGCAGTTGGCTCTTTCTCAGAGCTCAGCTTTGGTGAAGTCATTGAAAATTGGTCACTAGACAATCATCAGGACAATGAAATCATCTCAACCAACTGGTTCTTCTTCCCTAGGCCCCGGCCTGGGATCCCTAAGCCAAACCCAAAGCCACCTGTAAATAAGCCAAAGCCATCACCATCGCCACCAGCTAAGCGACCACCACCACCTTCTCCGCCACCTAAgtcaccaccaccaccagctcAATCACCTTCACCACCGCCTTCTCCGTCACCCAAGTCATCACCACCATCAGCTCAATCACCTTCACCACCACCCAAGTCgtcaccaccaccaccagcccaatcACCTTCACCATCACCTTCTCCGTCACCCAAGTCATCACCACCACCAGCTCAATCAccttcaccaccaccagcccaatcACCTTCACCATCACCAGCTCAATCACCTGCACCACCACCTTCGCCGCCGCCGCCAGCTCAATCACCTACACCACCACTTTCGCCGCCGCCAACTAAGTCACCACCGCCCCTATCTCAATCGCCTCCACCGCCACTAACCAATTCACCACCAGCTCAATCACCAAGACAAACACCTCCACCGTCACCTCTTACTCAACCGCCAGCAGACCAACGTGCACCACCACCTTCTCAACCACCAAACCTACtaccaccatcatcaccaccagCTACTCAACTACCAAGGAGACCACCATTATCACCACCAGCTACTCCACCAAACCTACtaccaccatcatcaccaccagCTACTCAACTGCCAAGAAGACCACCATTATCACCACCAGATACTCCACCAAACCTATTACCACCATTATCACCACCAGCTACTCAACTACCAAGGAGACTACCATCACCACCAACTAATCAACCACCTATTAAGTCATCACCACCGCCACCAAATGATTATGACGAACCACCAATTATTGAGCCTCCGATCCTTGAGCCACCAATCAATGAACCACGTCCACCAATTAATCAACCACCTATTATAAAACCATTTCCACCAACTGTATGTCCACCAGTATATAAGCTGCCACCGCCGGTAATTCATCCCGCCGGAAAGCCTCTAATCGTCGTCGGCCGTGTTAATTGCAAATCTTGCAGTAGCAGAGGACTTCCAGATCTCTTCAGAGCCTTTCCACTCGAGG GAGCTACAGTGAAGCTAGAGTGTCACAATAATGGGAACAATGCAAATGTTCAAACAGCATTGACAGATAGGAATGGTGATTTTGCTATTACACCCAAATCTTTAACCAGTTCAGATGTCCACAAATGCAAGGTATACTTAATCAAATCACCAAAATGCATTTGCAATGTGCCAACAAATTTCAACAATGGAAAATCTGGTGATGTATTGAAACCTATGCCGCCACCAAAACCACCAGGTAATCCTGGCCCAGGACCAATGCAACCACCCAAGTTTGATTTCTTTGGTGTAGGGCCATTTATATTCGAAGCCCAGAGAAAATTCCCATGCAGAAAGTAA
- the LOC107858166 gene encoding vegetative cell wall protein gp1-like: protein MVQSIGVTFPENACLFILNSASVQNKKHLFENSASVHEAVQPYAATSVRKGTRMSLRESDPTSTSSPPPSPSPLSLSPSPSSRPSPAPASSPSSSTSSPPPSPSPLSPSPSPSSRPSPAPAPLPSSSTSSPPPSPLPLSPPPSPSPSPSPPPRPLAAPSPSPSPTPPSPSTSSPPQPPPSPSPSPPAPSSTPKTPPPPSTDSSPLIPHFLSGPGGSGSTIPGIPGISIGSGNNPTPSSPSPPVNKSPPPPSQCKPSPPGQSAKLPSPAKQPPPPPPVKEPSPPPPPPLSKKTPPPAPAPLIANPPEMAPSPSPVAQPPVILLAPFPSPVAKQPLIPRIPIKPFEPPSLPASKTATVSGLVHQERI, encoded by the exons atggttcaatCTATAGGTGTGACTTttcctgaaaatgcatgtctgtttaTCCTAAACAGTGCATCTGTTCAGAACAAGAAG CATCTGTTCGAAAATAGTGCATCAGTTCATGAAGCAGTGCAACCTTATGCAGCAACATCAGTTCGAAAAGGCACCA GAATGTCACTTCGTGAATCA GACCCAACATCAACATCATCTCCGCCTCCTTCACCATCACCTTTATCTCtgtcaccatcaccatcatctcGGCCTTCACCAGCACCAGCATCTTCGCcgtcatcatcaacatcatctcCGCCTCCTTCACCATCACCATTATCTCcgtcaccatcaccatcatctcGGCCTTCACCAGCACCAGCACCTTTGCcgtcatcatcaacatcatctcCGCCTCCTTCACCATTACCAttatctccgccaccttcaccgtcaccatcaccatcaccaccacctcGGCCATTAGCAGCACCATCACCTTCGCCATCACCTACGCCACCTTCACCATCAACATCATCACCACCTCAGCCACCACCTTCGCCATCACCATCACCGCCAGCTCCATCGTCAACACCAAAAACACCACCTCCGCCGTCAACAGACTCATCACCTTTAATTCCTCATTTTCTCAGCGGCCCTGGTGGTTCGGGTTCTACAATTCCTGGTATTCCTGGCATCTCAATTGGTTCTGGTAATAACCCAACGCCTTCGTCACCATCACCACCAGTTAATAAGTcacctcctccaccttcacaatGTAAGCCATCACCACCTGGTCAGTCTGCAAAGCTACCTTCACCAGCAAAGCAACCACCACCTCCACCACCAGTTAAGGAACCatctccaccaccaccaccaccactttCTAAGAAAACGCCTCCACCAGCTCCTGCACCATTAATTGCTAATCCACCAGAAATGGCACCATCTCCATCACCAGTTGCTCAGCCACCTGTAATACTATTAGCACCATTTCCATCACCAGTAGCGAAACAACCCCTTATTCCACGTATACCAATTAAGCCGTTTGAACCTCCATCTCTTCCCGCCTCCAAGACTGCAACCGTCAGTGGCCTTGTGCATCAGGAGCGAATTTAA